Below is a genomic region from Medicago truncatula cultivar Jemalong A17 chromosome 3, MtrunA17r5.0-ANR, whole genome shotgun sequence.
GCTAAAAACAATCATTAATACAAACAATCTTATTAAGAAGAAAGTAAACATTTTTTGTGAAACAAAAGAGAAGATTAAAGAGAAAAGAAGATATTCAAAGGAGAAGAACAAAACATTAGAGAGAAtggaaataaatagaaaatagagcAGTAGAGAGAAGAGAATCAAAATAGAGAACCTCAAAATGTTGATGGaggttttgttgttgatgttgagatGGAGCAATCGGCAGGTTAGAAGGACTGGAGGAGAATCGCTGACGGTGAGAAACTCAAAATGGATTCCATTCCAattccatattttttaaaatgagagaGAGCGCGCGCTGCACTTCcacttatttatattatatttatttcttattgcttattttattattattcttcttATAAAATGAAGTGGGTTAAGTAAAagctaaaataataataaaaaatattgtccacGTATCGAATGAAGTATCGGTTAGTTTAGCTGTATCAGGTGTATAAGTTAGCCGTATCCGATACGTATCggtaatttaaatattttttaaaaaaagttaattacgCGATACTTCTCTGATACGCGCATCGGGATATATCGGGACGCATCGGTATCGGATACGATTCTTCGTGATTTTTAGAATATCGGGGCTCCATGCATACAACTACCATCACAAAGCTTAGGAATTGTTTGATGCCACAATCACCACTGCACAAAAACTTGCAACTTTACTCTTTGCCTTTAAGGTCGGCTTAAGAATAAAATCACCAAAGTAATCGTCTTAAACttctaaatataaaataaaagggtcatgttaacttatgCCTTTAAAGCACAtgttaaatattaatttcattctaTTAATGgtaaaaatttattgaaaaaaaatgattaataaacAATTTGAgtaataaattaacacaatttccaatacataatttttgttAATAGAATTCTTAACATATTCcaaaggcacaagttaacatttttcaaaacaaaattaataaaaacatctcatattcttgaaataaaatcatagGCATGGGATACATATCATCAGTGTAGATTCTCCACACGCATTTTGATTTTTGCGTGATGAATACTTTTGGCATTACGTACTATTTATTTCCGTTGAATTTGTAGCACCCTTAACTTTTTACAAATCTATCATATCACATCATgtaccaaaaacataatttatcaTATTCCGAACATGACTTTTCATAATCACGTCAATGCAAATACACCCTCCGTCCATATATCTAAGGGTAACACTGGGATGACATAGAGTTGAGTGATAATGATGACATTGACCAATCATAATGTCACaatgtttgtgtttctctctctttcacaagcatcGTAACATTGTGATTGACTAATATCACCAATGTCActcaactctatgtcacccaagtgttaTCTTATATCTAAGCAcccatttgactttatttttgtccttaaatctaaaccctttttcaaattacaagatgcatttattatttttttcctaaacatacccctaattaaaactactaacttgtcttgaaatttcaaaagtcaaatttaatacacatacaaacaaaggacaatttggtaatattaacacacaaaatatacatattaaTTACCCCGAGagcttttcttaagaaatgtgaaaaaagaaaagggtgCTTACATtaagggacagagggagtatgtCCTTGTGATCGACCAAACGGACCTACCTTATATTCCATCAAGATCAGGGTCTCAAAATGGGGACAACATGTCTACTCCGGTTCGCCTCATCCTCGATCCATCTGTAATATTGTTCATTCTTTTTAATGACAAACGTTAATGATTGGATTGGTTGTTAGAATAATTTGTTCTCCTTTATTTGGATTTAAATGAGGATCTCCAACTTTTTTATCGCTTAAACTCAAACTTGTTGAGTTACCCAACCTCTAAAATAATGTCAATTAATAAAGCAAGTTGAATTAGTAAATTGGATTAAATGCACATTTGGTGTCAGATAGGGTTTGGGAGCATTTATGTTAAACCATCGTCATTTTgtaaaagtttatttttagCAAGATTTGAGAAAGTTAGAGTATCTAGCTTTTGTAAAATCACGGTAGCTCATCGTAGTATTGACATAGTAACAGTAATATCAATAATaatgtaataataatacaaaagtACTGATGAATATTTTTGCAGGACAACGAGAAGAAAAATATACTTGCTGTACAAACATTGAGAAACACAATCATGGGTGCAACACTAATGGCAACAACTTCTATTCTTCTCTGTTCAGGCTTAGCAGCAATCATAAGCAGTACCTACAGTGTCAAGAAGCCCCTCAACGACTCAGTTTATGGAGCCCATGGAGAGTTCATGGAAGCTCTGAAATATGTGACTCTTCTCACTATCTTCTTATTTTCCTTCTTCTGTCACTCATTATCCATTAGATTTATCAACCAAGTCAACATTCTAATTAACACCCCACAGGATTCAATGTCTTTGGTGACCCCATCATATGTTAGTGAGTTATTGGAGAGAGGCTTCACTTTAAACACTGTTGGAAACAGACTCTTCTATTCAGCACTTCCATTGTTGTTGTGGATCTTTGGCCCTGTTTTGGTCTTCCTTTGTTCTCTCACTATGGTTCCTTTGCTTTATAACCTTGACTTTGTCATCACTAAGGGAAAGATGGACCCAAATCAGAACACGGATTTTGTTTGAGTTTATACTTTTATGTCTGTTTCTGtccaaaaataataacttttaagTAAGAATTAATTGTAGTTGGTCTTTATTTCAATGATCAGAAGTGTATGTTCAATAACGAGGATTGTGTTTCATTAACAAATATGCCAAGGATTGTGTGTGATAGCAAGTTTGATTTAATTCAAGTTTTGCTCTCTTTgcaatttttataatttctttttcttactttgtaattttgatgatctttccatattttaatttacacaagtcaaaaaaatattttaatttcgatAATTTTCCGTAAGAGAAACGTTATAGACacttcaataataataataatatgatggTAGCCCCGTAGCGCGAAAATCACATTACACATACACTTCTGTAACGGTTCTACAAATTGAAGCACAACAACACTCTCTAtgtttttagtatattttttttagtagcttagtggctagagctcacacaattaaacgTGAAGAACTggatgtccggggttcgaacttcgacccttgcataaattatgcaatgttcctaccaactgagctaagcttagCTCACAGGgacatatatttcttattttatttagtatttAACTGCCGCTTATATTTTCCAACACATCCATGATCTGTCATGAGTCGTTGTGAATCTAGTGTCAAGTGGGCATTTACATCACCCCATTAGTGAGggagctgattttttttttttttttgaacaggcCAAGTGAGGGAGCTGAATTGATTTCTACATAAAGACTAGTTCTACTTTTCTAGATATGAATTCAATTTCTTTTGTAAGTTTTTCTATGCAGGTATCTATTTTCAAGCTCTTGTTTAATTTCTCAATTGGACACTATACAATAGCAAACCAATATAGCTGCAAAATTATTCATTGTGTTTTCTTATTTGGGGTTTTTGTATGTTGAGAAGCTACACATTGTTTAGGGGacataattaaaattgattaaacatTCTAAACAATTATGCCACAatactattttcatttttgttttgttttgcatcTTCTTGTTGGTACACTCTCTTTTGTTTTGTGCTAAGGGAGTTTAGCAGAATAACATGGTGAATCGGCAAGGACAATTTACGATGTGAGGGTGAGTGGAGAAGATGAATGATTGAAaaccaaataataaataatagggTTATTAACGTGTTTTTGTTTCCTATAGATATATTAAAGTTTTTTcagtttctttaaaattttctttcggCTTTTGgtacttataaaattttcaatcaccacTTTTGGCATTGACGGAGTCAGAAAAGAATGTCAGagtgggccactaaaattaactattgaaaaattgtttaaagtttcACAAATTAGacatataattgaattatttaaatttttcgggtggaccactacaccaatttgcgagaatttggatcaaccgaaacctaaaaccgacataaaattgtataaaatctcgcaaaatagacctataattgaattatttaaattttcggatggaccactacaccactttgcaggaatttggatcaaccaaaacataaaaccgatacaaaattgcataaaatctcgcaaaatagaacTATAaacgttgattttttaattttttcgggtgggccgtggcccaccccagcccatgaagggctccgccactgacttttggtctttatttttaattcaact
It encodes:
- the LOC11423379 gene encoding uncharacterized protein, with protein sequence MEWKKCYLDVILVPLAILLSIGYHVWLWYNVRTHPHTTIIAINASGRRNWVAAMMKDNEKKNILAVQTLRNTIMGATLMATTSILLCSGLAAIISSTYSVKKPLNDSVYGAHGEFMEALKYVTLLTIFLFSFFCHSLSIRFINQVNILINTPQDSMSLVTPSYVSELLERGFTLNTVGNRLFYSALPLLLWIFGPVLVFLCSLTMVPLLYNLDFVITKGKMDPNQNTDFV